Proteins from a single region of Fibrobacter sp. UWB5:
- a CDS encoding phosphatase PAP2 family protein, protein MTRLLTKFRTLLVLLLFTAFASFAHAEMPAADSTSADSAAIDSAQKLSPFDHLGHNMLLSAFGWPLGFHMLGGALTYKFSMENNDLMVARFAARQDQLAYGIAFTPGMMMGTFFPILVPGYMYFICDNRALNNTGAVAVQATAVTFLYNNILKAISAREHPDAELNSGERSRDFKWGFFRRGVFYGWPSGHSMTNAAMAMSIASYNRDKPLVVAGCALYAGYIATSMVLGAKGEAHWFSDAVAGTLMGASIGWYIGSVFYKEKAGEKQTPPKVTIAPLFFDDTKGAVLSVRI, encoded by the coding sequence ATGACGCGCTTGTTGACGAAATTTAGAACGCTCTTGGTGCTATTGCTGTTCACTGCATTTGCAAGTTTCGCACATGCCGAAATGCCCGCGGCCGATTCGACAAGCGCGGATTCCGCAGCCATCGATAGCGCACAAAAACTTTCCCCGTTCGATCACCTGGGCCATAATATGTTGCTGAGTGCGTTCGGCTGGCCGCTCGGGTTCCACATGCTCGGCGGTGCGCTTACGTACAAGTTCTCGATGGAAAATAACGACCTGATGGTGGCCCGTTTTGCGGCACGTCAGGACCAGCTCGCGTATGGCATTGCGTTCACTCCCGGCATGATGATGGGAACGTTCTTCCCGATACTCGTCCCCGGCTACATGTACTTTATCTGCGACAACCGCGCGCTGAACAACACCGGTGCCGTCGCCGTGCAGGCTACCGCCGTGACTTTCCTCTACAACAACATCCTCAAGGCGATTTCGGCTCGCGAGCACCCTGACGCGGAACTCAACAGCGGCGAGCGTTCCCGCGATTTCAAGTGGGGATTTTTTAGGCGCGGCGTCTTTTACGGCTGGCCCTCGGGGCATTCCATGACCAACGCTGCCATGGCCATGAGCATCGCAAGCTACAACCGCGACAAGCCCCTCGTCGTGGCGGGCTGCGCCCTGTATGCAGGTTACATCGCAACAAGCATGGTGCTCGGTGCAAAAGGAGAAGCCCACTGGTTCTCCGACGCCGTCGCAGGAACCCTGATGGGTGCCTCCATCGGCTGGTATATCGGCAGCGTGTTCTACAAGGAAAAAGCCGGTGAAAAACAGACCCCGCCCAAGGTCACCATCGCCCCGCTATTCTTTGACGACACCAAAGGCGCCGTGCTCAGCGTGAGGATATAA
- a CDS encoding type II toxin-antitoxin system mRNA interferase toxin, RelE/StbE family — MTGNFKGVWECHIQPDWLLLYLKKIFSDRKP, encoded by the coding sequence TTGACGGGAAATTTCAAAGGCGTCTGGGAATGCCATATTCAACCAGATTGGTTATTACTTTATCTGAAGAAGATTTTTTCTGACAGAAAACCATAA
- a CDS encoding 6-carboxyhexanoate--CoA ligase has product MDYYSLKMRASQQVGEGEQKHEQHISGAERIVNRDSVEAVCMAMVRRAMTHSKGDPDFINVKIEKVHESDIQILKALPVTRVDVDTWQEGLEKAFGLIAPLMGSGCGLREKLQELLRETFPMRGAMLYDIATGNRLEPDHERGVRATYMDALHSSEVDGCKNHFNEAIVLATKVANAPGMVAEFCVSDDPNYVTGYVASKELGYVRIMKMKEMGDENGGRIFLFDSRKAKAEECIGYLQRKKVLVDVGV; this is encoded by the coding sequence ATGGATTATTACAGCTTGAAAATGCGTGCCTCGCAGCAAGTGGGCGAGGGCGAACAGAAACACGAACAGCATATTTCCGGTGCCGAGCGCATCGTGAACCGGGATTCTGTTGAGGCTGTTTGTATGGCGATGGTACGCCGGGCCATGACGCATTCTAAGGGCGACCCGGATTTTATCAACGTGAAAATCGAGAAGGTTCATGAAAGCGATATCCAAATTCTGAAGGCCTTGCCGGTGACACGTGTGGATGTGGATACATGGCAGGAAGGGCTCGAGAAGGCGTTTGGACTGATTGCTCCGCTGATGGGTTCTGGCTGCGGGCTTCGCGAAAAATTGCAAGAGCTCTTGCGCGAAACGTTCCCAATGCGTGGGGCGATGCTCTACGATATCGCGACGGGAAACCGCCTAGAACCTGACCACGAACGCGGCGTGCGTGCGACTTATATGGATGCGCTTCATTCGAGCGAAGTGGATGGCTGCAAGAATCATTTTAACGAAGCGATTGTGCTGGCGACCAAGGTGGCGAACGCCCCCGGAATGGTTGCGGAATTTTGCGTGAGCGATGATCCGAATTACGTGACGGGCTATGTCGCGAGCAAGGAACTCGGTTACGTGCGCATCATGAAGATGAAGGAAATGGGCGACGAAAACGGAGGCCGCATTTTCCTGTTTGATTCGCGCAAGGCGAAAGCCGAAGAGTGTATTGGATATTTGCAGAGGAAAAAAGTGCTGGTGGATGTCGGGGTATGA
- a CDS encoding DUF4405 domain-containing protein, which yields MPISAKIRMMLDIAMTIATLVLMGGNYFFESTAVHEILGVVLLVLWAVHITLNRRFFLSLFKGRYNVFRILQAVVNCGILLCAIFLMVSGIMLSNHVFAWLGIESGANFARTAHLLASHWYYVFMSLHIGLHVSLIANRLGLAGAFKSKAALIATRVVAVLVAGYGIYAFAIRGLWKYMFLQQPFFFFDAERGYALFFADYIAIVVLFAMAISIFGRK from the coding sequence ATGCCTATTTCCGCAAAAATCCGTATGATGCTTGATATCGCGATGACAATCGCGACGCTCGTGCTGATGGGCGGCAATTATTTTTTTGAATCGACCGCTGTTCACGAGATTCTGGGCGTGGTGCTGCTTGTTCTGTGGGCGGTGCACATCACGCTGAACCGGCGCTTTTTTCTTTCGTTGTTCAAGGGCCGCTACAATGTATTCCGCATTTTGCAGGCGGTCGTGAATTGCGGGATCCTTTTGTGCGCGATTTTCTTGATGGTGAGCGGAATCATGCTTTCGAACCACGTGTTCGCTTGGCTCGGGATTGAATCGGGCGCAAACTTCGCCCGCACGGCGCACCTGCTCGCAAGCCATTGGTATTACGTGTTCATGTCGCTCCACATCGGGCTGCATGTGAGCCTGATTGCAAACCGCTTGGGACTTGCGGGCGCATTCAAGTCAAAGGCGGCCCTAATTGCAACCCGCGTGGTTGCCGTTCTTGTGGCGGGCTATGGAATTTACGCCTTCGCGATTCGCGGGCTTTGGAAATACATGTTCCTGCAGCAGCCCTTCTTCTTCTTTGACGCGGAGCGCGGCTACGCCCTCTTTTTTGCGGACTATATCGCCATCGTCGTGCTGTTTGCGATGGCAATTTCTATATTTGGCCGCAAATGA
- a CDS encoding flavodoxin produces the protein MAAEKKILVVYYSRADENYSVGNISKGNTEIIAEMIAEKTGGTLLHVEPAKEYPKGYDDCINVAKKELAQDARPAIKPVNVNPEEFDEIYVGYPVWWGEMPMPMFTFFEKYNLKGKTIHPFVTHEGSGLSGVQRLKKVTGANVTPGLAIYGHVAQNERDKAQKEVDKWVK, from the coding sequence ATGGCAGCAGAAAAGAAAATCCTCGTCGTTTACTATTCCCGTGCAGACGAAAACTATTCCGTCGGGAACATTTCCAAGGGCAATACCGAAATCATTGCCGAGATGATTGCGGAAAAGACGGGCGGCACGCTCCTGCACGTGGAGCCTGCGAAGGAATACCCCAAGGGCTACGACGACTGCATCAACGTGGCCAAGAAGGAACTTGCGCAGGACGCGCGCCCGGCCATCAAGCCGGTGAACGTGAACCCCGAAGAATTCGACGAGATTTACGTCGGCTACCCGGTGTGGTGGGGTGAAATGCCCATGCCCATGTTCACCTTCTTCGAGAAGTATAACCTGAAAGGCAAGACGATTCACCCGTTCGTGACTCACGAAGGCAGCGGCCTCTCGGGTGTGCAGCGCCTCAAGAAGGTGACCGGCGCGAACGTGACCCCCGGCCTTGCCATCTACGGACACGTGGCCCAGAACGAACGCGACAAGGCCCAGAAAGAAGTCGATAAATGGGTGAAGTAA
- a CDS encoding alpha/beta hydrolase, which produces MKSRFFKAALAVVSACTLMACTPEKENNAAQDAAKTAAPATEAAQQTKDENMNKLTLAAEWDKVFPKSDKVEHSKVTFKNHFGIELAADMFVPKDTSLKVNGKFPAIAVSGPFGAVKEQSSGLYAQQMAERGFLTIAFDPSFTGESGGEPRYMNSPDINTEDFMASVDFLSTRDNVDPERIGIIGICGWGGMAINAAGIDTRVKATVASTMYDMSRVTANGYFDSANNADARNEARKALMAQRTKDFKNGMYDLAGGVIDPLPDDAPYFVKDYYAYYKTPRGYHKRSLNSNKGWAASAGTSLMNTKLLAYADEIRNPVLIIHGEKAHSRYFGEGAFEKMTGKKANVPAKLDATKNWSKTVGNKELLVIPGASHVDLYDNLEKIPFEKLNEFFKTNLK; this is translated from the coding sequence ATGAAATCCAGATTCTTTAAAGCGGCGTTAGCCGTGGTTTCCGCATGCACCCTGATGGCATGCACCCCCGAAAAAGAAAACAATGCCGCACAGGATGCGGCCAAAACCGCCGCACCGGCAACAGAAGCGGCACAACAGACAAAGGATGAAAATATGAACAAGCTTACGCTCGCCGCCGAATGGGACAAGGTTTTCCCCAAGAGCGACAAGGTCGAACATTCCAAGGTCACTTTCAAGAACCACTTTGGCATTGAACTCGCCGCCGATATGTTCGTGCCCAAGGACACGAGCCTCAAGGTGAACGGCAAGTTCCCCGCAATCGCAGTCTCTGGCCCGTTCGGAGCCGTCAAGGAACAGTCCAGCGGCCTTTACGCCCAGCAGATGGCGGAACGCGGATTCCTGACCATCGCATTCGACCCGAGTTTCACAGGCGAATCGGGCGGCGAGCCGCGCTACATGAACAGCCCGGACATCAACACCGAAGACTTCATGGCGTCTGTAGATTTCCTCTCGACCCGCGACAACGTTGATCCGGAACGCATCGGCATCATCGGCATTTGCGGCTGGGGCGGCATGGCGATTAACGCTGCCGGCATCGATACCCGCGTCAAGGCGACCGTTGCATCCACCATGTACGACATGAGCCGCGTGACTGCAAACGGCTACTTCGATTCCGCAAACAACGCCGACGCCCGTAACGAAGCCCGCAAGGCTCTGATGGCCCAGCGCACCAAGGATTTCAAGAACGGCATGTACGACCTAGCCGGCGGTGTTATTGACCCGCTCCCGGACGACGCACCTTACTTTGTCAAGGATTACTACGCCTACTACAAGACCCCGCGCGGCTACCACAAGCGCTCCCTCAACAGCAACAAGGGCTGGGCCGCCTCCGCAGGCACCTCGCTCATGAACACGAAACTCCTCGCATACGCCGACGAAATCCGTAACCCGGTGCTCATCATCCACGGCGAAAAGGCCCACAGCCGCTACTTCGGCGAAGGCGCATTCGAAAAGATGACCGGCAAGAAGGCGAACGTCCCCGCAAAACTCGACGCCACCAAGAACTGGAGCAAGACCGTCGGCAACAAGGAACTCCTCGTCATCCCCGGAGCCTCCCATGTTGACCTCTACGACAACCTGGAAAAAATCCCCTTCGAAAAGCTGAACGAATTCTTCAAGACAAACTTGAAGTAA
- a CDS encoding putative quinol monooxygenase: MSNITVNLRYTGKNGAAKKFAEEMVSSGTVAKIRAEKGNIRYEYFQSLDDPETILLIDAWESQAAIDVHHASPMMKTIAKLRDKYDLKMTVERYTPDNTMPKTDEKFIRK; the protein is encoded by the coding sequence ATGAGCAACATTACGGTAAACCTGCGCTATACGGGTAAAAACGGGGCGGCAAAGAAGTTCGCCGAAGAGATGGTCTCTAGCGGGACGGTGGCGAAAATCCGTGCCGAGAAGGGCAACATCCGCTACGAATATTTCCAGTCGCTGGACGATCCCGAGACCATCTTGCTGATTGATGCGTGGGAAAGCCAGGCGGCCATCGACGTGCACCACGCTTCACCCATGATGAAGACGATTGCGAAACTCCGTGACAAGTACGACTTGAAAATGACGGTCGAACGCTACACGCCCGACAACACCATGCCCAAGACCGACGAAAAGTTCATCAGGAAGTAA
- the bioF gene encoding 8-amino-7-oxononanoate synthase gives MSRILDIFTKDALETARANNTYRTMRLMESPESSCVKIRMPNGASQEQILLASNSYLDLANVDELKQAMAQAVLEWGTGSGGARLTTGNKTPHQELEEFIAKFKGEESAITFNTGYMANVGTISALCGKNDFIFSDELNHASIIDGIRLSRAKCLVYKHNDMADLERVIQEAEKSRAYEPTLPVPRKLIVTDAVFSMDGDLANLPELLRIAKENDCLLMIDEAHATGVLGKTGRGLAEHYGCAHADVTVGTLSKAVAAEGGFVAGKQQLIDFLRNKARSFIFTTAMAPAVAAAACNNLRYIDTHPERVQNLRDNVKFFCEALQREGVNVEQSPSAIVPIVIGDEARALEISAKLQDAGILIPAIRYPTVAKGQARLRASLMATHTREQLHAAATTIAQIINDCL, from the coding sequence ATGAGTCGCATTCTTGACATTTTTACGAAAGACGCTTTGGAAACAGCGCGGGCGAATAACACTTACCGCACCATGCGCTTGATGGAATCGCCGGAATCGTCATGCGTGAAAATCCGCATGCCCAACGGCGCTTCGCAGGAACAGATCCTGCTGGCGTCTAATTCTTACTTGGACTTGGCGAATGTCGACGAACTCAAGCAGGCGATGGCCCAGGCCGTTTTGGAGTGGGGTACAGGGAGCGGGGGAGCCCGCCTTACCACGGGCAACAAGACTCCGCATCAGGAATTGGAAGAATTTATCGCGAAATTCAAAGGCGAAGAATCCGCTATCACCTTCAATACGGGCTATATGGCGAATGTCGGCACGATTTCGGCTTTGTGTGGCAAGAACGACTTTATCTTTAGCGATGAACTGAACCACGCGAGCATTATTGACGGAATTAGGTTATCGCGAGCCAAATGCCTTGTTTACAAGCATAACGATATGGCGGATTTGGAACGCGTGATTCAAGAAGCGGAAAAGTCTCGTGCGTATGAGCCCACGTTGCCGGTCCCTCGCAAACTCATTGTGACCGACGCTGTTTTCAGCATGGATGGCGACCTTGCAAATTTGCCGGAACTCCTACGCATCGCGAAAGAAAATGATTGTCTCTTGATGATTGATGAAGCGCATGCCACGGGCGTGCTCGGCAAGACCGGGCGCGGGCTTGCCGAGCACTACGGCTGTGCTCACGCTGATGTAACCGTCGGCACATTGAGCAAAGCCGTCGCCGCCGAGGGCGGCTTCGTGGCGGGCAAGCAGCAGCTGATTGATTTTTTGCGCAACAAGGCCCGCAGCTTTATCTTTACAACCGCGATGGCCCCTGCCGTTGCCGCTGCCGCCTGCAATAACTTGCGCTACATTGATACGCATCCAGAACGCGTGCAGAACTTGCGCGATAACGTGAAATTTTTCTGCGAAGCCTTGCAACGCGAAGGTGTGAACGTGGAACAGTCTCCTTCGGCGATTGTTCCGATTGTCATTGGCGACGAGGCCCGCGCTTTGGAAATTTCTGCAAAACTCCAGGATGCGGGAATCTTGATCCCCGCGATTCGCTATCCGACAGTTGCCAAGGGGCAAGCCCGCCTCCGTGCAAGCCTGATGGCCACACATACGCGTGAACAACTTCATGCCGCCGCAACAACCATCGCTCAAATCATAAATGATTGCTTGTGA
- a CDS encoding carboxymuconolactone decarboxylase family protein, with translation MAKNGKDGMPTINYFLASNCFGDYYTRKGLDLNTRELLTMAILVNLGTEPQLKAHIGANLKIRTPEYVEQAIYNCLPYCGYPRTLNALRLLKEAVAEAGAVNATVAKNMPGKDWSVFPVGKPNDAYAKYFVGKSYLDMISKEQVGVGNVTFEPACRNNWHIHHAKKGGGQILIATAGRGYYQEWGKPAVELKPGDVVNIPAGVKHWHGAAPDSWFQHLAIEVPGEGGSNEWLEPVSDEDYGKLK, from the coding sequence ATGGCGAAAAACGGAAAGGACGGGATGCCGACTATCAACTACTTCCTTGCGAGCAACTGCTTTGGCGATTACTACACCCGCAAGGGGCTCGACCTGAATACTCGCGAACTCTTGACGATGGCGATTCTCGTGAATCTGGGAACGGAGCCGCAGCTCAAGGCGCATATCGGCGCGAACCTCAAGATTCGTACGCCCGAATACGTGGAACAGGCGATTTACAACTGCTTGCCGTATTGCGGTTACCCGCGCACGCTGAATGCGTTGCGACTGCTTAAGGAAGCGGTGGCTGAGGCTGGTGCTGTAAACGCGACGGTCGCAAAAAACATGCCAGGCAAGGACTGGAGTGTGTTCCCGGTGGGCAAGCCGAACGACGCCTATGCCAAGTATTTCGTGGGCAAGAGTTATCTCGACATGATCAGCAAGGAACAGGTGGGTGTCGGAAACGTGACTTTTGAGCCGGCGTGCCGCAACAACTGGCACATCCATCATGCAAAGAAGGGCGGTGGCCAGATTCTCATTGCGACGGCGGGTCGCGGCTACTACCAGGAATGGGGCAAGCCGGCGGTGGAACTGAAGCCCGGCGACGTGGTGAACATTCCGGCTGGAGTCAAGCATTGGCACGGGGCGGCTCCGGATTCCTGGTTCCAGCATTTGGCGATTGAAGTCCCTGGTGAAGGCGGAAGCAACGAATGGCTTGAGCCCGTGAGCGACGAAGACTACGGGAAGTTGAAATAA
- a CDS encoding flavodoxin encodes MPIATLLESYDFAGKRILPFCSHGGGRFGQSITAIAKLAPNAKIGEGLSVHYSGGSSLSKDVAKWLEKNGVKTK; translated from the coding sequence ATGCCTATTGCGACTTTGCTCGAAAGTTACGACTTTGCGGGCAAGCGGATTCTGCCGTTCTGCTCCCACGGTGGCGGGCGCTTTGGCCAGAGCATCACCGCGATTGCGAAACTTGCGCCCAACGCAAAAATCGGCGAAGGCCTTTCGGTGCATTATTCCGGCGGTTCGAGCCTCTCGAAAGATGTGGCCAAGTGGCTCGAGAAAAACGGCGTGAAGACGAAATAA
- a CDS encoding nucleotidyl transferase AbiEii/AbiGii toxin family protein, with protein MKINKNSLQAKINNLSKEMNVHANVLLVSFFFDAFISRLAKSTYANKFVFKGGFYLATLLGVKNRYTADIDFLLRRETMDENRLRKIFTDIIAIDADDSISFEISDISPIRDEDAYGGFSILLTGRLENVRQSFHVDVATGDPITPSDVEYTYQSLISHESITFRAYNLETVVAEKLQTILFRGLLNSRCKDYYDIYIINQLQWNNINIPDLKKSFEATCRYRKTPFEKEESILILEEVSKSGLLQTRWKNYAKKSSFAKDIPFEATIESCKEILDCIF; from the coding sequence ATGAAGATTAATAAGAATTCCCTGCAGGCGAAAATCAACAATCTCTCCAAAGAGATGAATGTCCATGCCAATGTCTTGCTTGTGTCGTTCTTTTTTGATGCGTTCATTTCAAGATTGGCCAAGTCAACATACGCCAACAAGTTTGTTTTCAAGGGCGGTTTCTATCTCGCCACATTGCTCGGCGTAAAGAACCGCTACACAGCCGACATCGATTTCCTTTTGAGAAGGGAAACTATGGACGAGAATAGATTGAGGAAAATTTTCACTGACATCATCGCAATCGATGCAGACGATTCTATCTCTTTTGAAATAAGTGATATTTCTCCAATACGTGATGAAGACGCCTACGGCGGTTTTTCCATCCTTTTGACAGGACGTCTAGAGAATGTCAGACAAAGTTTCCATGTCGATGTAGCTACAGGCGATCCAATTACACCTTCTGACGTCGAATATACCTACCAAAGCCTCATCAGCCATGAATCCATTACGTTCCGAGCATATAACCTTGAAACAGTCGTTGCAGAAAAACTTCAAACCATTCTTTTCCGAGGCCTGCTCAATAGCCGCTGCAAAGATTATTATGATATTTACATTATCAATCAATTGCAATGGAACAACATCAATATTCCTGACTTGAAGAAATCTTTTGAGGCAACTTGTCGATATCGCAAAACTCCCTTTGAAAAAGAGGAATCTATTTTAATTCTAGAAGAAGTTTCAAAGAGCGGCCTTCTTCAAACCCGCTGGAAGAATTATGCGAAAAAATCTTCGTTTGCAAAAGACATTCCATTTGAAGCGACAATTGAATCTTGCAAAGAAATTCTTGATTGCATTTTCTAA
- a CDS encoding LysR family transcriptional regulator yields MFVETYILRLLAGFLEYGTLSAVADKLYTSQPAVSRAFKKLEDEIGAPLFERKKNRIELNEKGRTVAEYAKRIMDLQGEMMEKVSPQGATRTFSIASVAILPAMRMVQELQEKYPGAQVTYEIIDNEAGVLKALNEGTADIGITLKAPRAKKYRAEKYMQERLSIALPKKHPLAKRKSIRLRELKGETIIQRSNVGFWEQVKRKKIPDVTFIKHDSTKGISKLIEQSSLLTFVSDQKFDYDIPKSRKIVPLADREMNVEFFKVKLMK; encoded by the coding sequence ATGTTTGTCGAGACCTACATTTTGCGATTGCTGGCCGGGTTCCTGGAATATGGGACGCTTTCTGCCGTTGCGGACAAGCTCTACACTTCGCAGCCGGCGGTGAGCCGCGCGTTCAAAAAGTTGGAAGACGAAATCGGTGCTCCGCTCTTCGAGCGCAAAAAGAACCGCATCGAGCTGAACGAGAAGGGACGCACGGTTGCCGAATATGCGAAGCGCATCATGGATTTGCAGGGCGAGATGATGGAAAAGGTGAGCCCGCAGGGGGCCACGCGCACATTCTCTATCGCGTCGGTGGCCATCCTCCCCGCCATGCGGATGGTGCAGGAACTGCAGGAGAAATACCCCGGTGCGCAGGTCACCTACGAGATTATCGACAATGAGGCGGGCGTGCTGAAGGCGCTGAACGAGGGCACGGCGGATATCGGCATCACGCTTAAGGCCCCACGTGCAAAGAAATACCGCGCCGAAAAATACATGCAGGAGCGGCTCTCGATTGCGCTCCCCAAGAAGCACCCGCTTGCGAAGCGAAAGTCCATCCGGCTCCGGGAACTCAAGGGCGAAACCATCATCCAGCGTAGCAACGTAGGGTTCTGGGAGCAGGTCAAGCGCAAGAAGATTCCCGACGTCACCTTCATCAAGCACGACAGCACGAAGGGCATTTCAAAGCTCATTGAGCAGTCTTCGCTGTTGACGTTCGTTTCGGACCAGAAGTTCGACTACGACATACCCAAGAGCCGCAAGATTGTGCCGCTCGCCGACCGCGAAATGAACGTGGAATTTTTCAAAGTGAAGTTAATGAAATAG
- the bioA gene encoding adenosylmethionine--8-amino-7-oxononanoate transaminase, producing MKTLLDFDSAHLWHPYAALKNTPARFLAKTAHGTTIETADGLKLIDAVSSWWCMAHGHNAPEIVDAIQKQSEKMCHVMFGGFTHEPAIELGEKLVNFLPEGLNKIFFADSGSIAVECSAKMAVQYQYSLGHPERCKLVALKGGYHGDTAGAMALSDPDGMHTLFRGIMPHHYFAERPNCRYDEAWNPTDFASMERVVEEHKGEIAAVICEPVFQGGNGMWLYNAGYLKSLRELCDRYGILLILDEIASGFYRTGPRFAMMHAGIMPDIMCIGKALTGGSITMAACVASEKVAETITNSKIPAFMHGPTYMANPLACAAGIASLSLFESRNYEAGVARIEKRLKQNLEPLRALENAADVRVLGAIGVLELKAKPSADDILRVIRETGVWLRPFCNYVYTMPPFITTDSEIDRICGAIKMIGECEPAPVVEGEDEFHE from the coding sequence ATGAAAACCCTTTTAGATTTTGATAGCGCACATTTGTGGCATCCGTATGCGGCGCTGAAAAATACTCCCGCAAGATTTCTCGCCAAAACAGCTCACGGAACAACGATTGAAACGGCCGATGGTCTGAAATTGATTGATGCCGTGTCTAGCTGGTGGTGCATGGCGCACGGGCATAATGCCCCTGAAATCGTCGATGCGATTCAGAAACAAAGTGAAAAAATGTGCCACGTGATGTTCGGCGGTTTTACGCACGAGCCCGCGATTGAGCTTGGCGAAAAGCTGGTGAACTTTTTGCCCGAAGGATTGAACAAGATTTTCTTTGCGGATTCGGGTAGCATAGCCGTGGAATGCAGCGCCAAGATGGCTGTGCAGTACCAGTATTCCCTTGGACATCCGGAGCGTTGCAAGTTGGTCGCGTTGAAGGGCGGCTACCACGGCGATACCGCAGGCGCGATGGCGCTTAGCGATCCGGACGGAATGCATACGCTTTTCCGCGGAATCATGCCGCACCATTACTTTGCGGAACGTCCGAACTGCCGCTATGACGAGGCGTGGAATCCGACAGATTTCGCTTCGATGGAACGCGTTGTCGAAGAACATAAGGGTGAAATCGCTGCCGTGATTTGCGAGCCGGTTTTTCAGGGCGGAAACGGCATGTGGCTTTACAATGCGGGTTACTTGAAATCACTCCGCGAACTTTGCGACCGTTACGGTATCTTGCTTATTTTGGACGAAATTGCTTCGGGCTTTTACCGCACGGGCCCGCGATTTGCGATGATGCATGCGGGGATAATGCCGGACATCATGTGTATCGGCAAGGCGCTCACGGGCGGAAGCATTACGATGGCGGCTTGTGTCGCGTCCGAGAAAGTTGCCGAAACAATCACGAACAGCAAAATCCCGGCATTCATGCACGGCCCTACTTATATGGCGAACCCGCTCGCCTGCGCCGCGGGAATCGCTTCGCTTTCGCTGTTCGAAAGTCGCAATTACGAGGCTGGTGTTGCACGAATTGAAAAACGTCTTAAACAGAATCTGGAGCCGCTCCGTGCGCTTGAAAATGCGGCGGACGTGCGTGTTCTGGGTGCTATCGGAGTCTTGGAACTGAAGGCGAAACCTTCCGCAGACGACATTCTGCGCGTGATTCGCGAAACCGGCGTGTGGCTCAGGCCTTTCTGCAATTATGTGTATACGATGCCTCCGTTCATTACGACTGATTCTGAAATCGACCGCATCTGCGGAGCCATCAAGATGATTGGCGAATGTGAACCCGCGCCTGTCGTAGAAGGCGAAGACGAATTTCATGAGTGA
- a CDS encoding cyclophilin-like fold protein, producing MKGRILYIVILLLFAACSSDAASSVKPTQPEAQTPKSSASKTADVVPASSSAQMEAPVKLKIHVNDTTFTATLEENSSAKAFAEFLTQGDMTLDMHDYGSFEKVADLPRSFPRNDKQIDTDAGDIILYQGNSITIYYDKNSWNFTRLARIDNVNKKRLQQILGKGNVKATFSVE from the coding sequence ATGAAAGGACGTATCCTATACATTGTCATTTTATTGCTGTTCGCAGCTTGCTCTTCTGACGCGGCGTCGTCTGTCAAACCGACACAACCCGAAGCCCAGACGCCGAAATCGTCTGCAAGCAAAACAGCCGACGTCGTGCCTGCAAGTTCATCAGCCCAAATGGAGGCTCCCGTGAAACTCAAAATCCATGTGAACGATACCACCTTCACGGCAACGCTCGAAGAAAATTCCTCGGCCAAGGCCTTCGCCGAATTCCTCACGCAGGGCGACATGACGCTCGACATGCACGACTACGGCAGCTTCGAGAAGGTGGCTGACCTGCCGCGCAGTTTCCCGCGCAACGACAAGCAAATCGACACCGACGCGGGCGACATCATCCTTTACCAGGGCAACTCCATCACCATTTACTACGACAAAAATTCCTGGAACTTTACGCGCCTGGCTCGCATCGACAACGTAAACAAGAAACGCCTCCAGCAGATCCTCGGCAAAGGGAACGTGAAAGCGACGTTCTCAGTAGAATAA